A window of the Phycicoccus sp. M110.8 genome harbors these coding sequences:
- the ureB gene encoding urease subunit beta — protein MATSSSGPGAVRVRPGTVTLNADRTDAERITLVLVNTGDRPIQVGSHLHLPDANAALDFDRDAAHGFRLDIPSGTSVRFEPGVSREVAAVAFKGRRRVPGLQVREGDGALDG, from the coding sequence ATGGCCACCAGCAGCAGCGGCCCGGGCGCGGTCCGGGTCCGTCCCGGCACCGTGACCCTCAACGCCGACCGCACCGACGCCGAGCGGATCACCCTCGTGCTCGTGAACACCGGCGACCGCCCCATCCAAGTCGGCTCCCACCTGCACCTGCCCGACGCCAACGCCGCGCTGGACTTCGACCGCGACGCGGCCCACGGGTTCCGCCTCGACATCCCCAGCGGCACGTCGGTGCGGTTCGAGCCCGGCGTCAGCCGGGAGGTGGCCGCCGTGGCGTTCAAGGGGCGCCGCCGCGTCCCGGGCCTGCAGGTGCGCGAGGGGGACGGAGCCCTCGATGGCTGA